ATTTAGCTCTAATAGAAAGTGGTTTGGAAAATGTCACTTCTCCAGCTGGAGCAAAAGGATTTTGGCAAATTATGAAATCTACAGCTAAAGAATTTAATTTAGAAGTCAACACTGAAGTAGATGAACGCTATCATATTCAGAAATCAACTCAGGCTGCTTGTGATTTTTTATCTTCAGCAAAAAGTAAGTTTGGTAGTTGGACCTTAGCCGCTGCAGCATATAATATGGGAAGAACAGGGCTACAAAAGCAGATGAATCGTCAGAAATCATACACATATTATGATTTGTTACTCAATAACGAAACCTCAAGATACGTATTTAGAATTTTAGCCATAAAAGAAATCATAGAAAACCCTAAGAAATATGGATTTCAACTAAGAACAGAAGATTTGTATGAAAACATCCCTACCTATACAGTCATGGTAGACTCTACTGTTAGTAGTTGGGCAGATTTTTCTAGAGAATACGGCATTAACTATAAAATACTCAAACTTCATAATCCTTGGCTTCGTGAAAGCTATCTTAACAATAAATTGAAAAAAAAATACTATATTGAGATTCCTCAGAAAGGTAACTACACCTCTCAAAATAACTTAACACAAGCTGACACAAGCCTAATTAATGAGTAAATCAAAAGAAATGCTTCATGTTTTTGGAGCGAAAGAACATAACCTTAAAAATGTCAATGTATCTATTCCTCGTAATGAGTTGGTAGTCATTACAGGACTTAGTGGTAGTGGCAAATCTTCTCTAGCTTTTGACACTATATATGCTGAAGGACAAAGAAGATATATAGAAACATTTTCCGCCTATGCTAGACAATTCCTTGGCGGACTAGAACGACCTAAAGTTGACAAAATTAGTGGCTTGTCGCCAGTCATATCTATTGAGCAAAAAACAACGAGTAAAAATCCACGTTCAACCGTAGGTACCATAACAGAAATTTATGATTTTTTACGACTTCTTTATGCTAGAGCATCGGATGCATACTCTTATAATACTGGTGAAAAGATGGTTTCTTACTCAGATGAAGAAATTCAATCTATTATCCTTAAAGAACTAAAACAACAAAAAACAATAATCCTTGCTCCAGTAATTCGATCCAGAAAAGGGCATTATAGAGAGTTATTTGAACAAACCGCAAGGCAAGGGTTTTTAAGAGTCCGTGTAGATGGTGAATTGAGAGAAATTTCACCAGGCATGAAATTAGACCGTTTCAAGACACACGATATTGAAATAGTGGTTGATAAACTTGTGATTAAGAAAGAAAATGAAAAACGTATAAAACAATCCATAGAAACGGCTATGAAATATGGCAATGGGTTGATGATGACACTAGATATAGACACTAATAAAGAACGTTTTTTCAGCAGACAACTCATGTGTTCAAAAACAGGTATTTCTTATGCTCAAGCAGAACCCAATAGTTTTTCTTTTAACTCGCCAAAAGGAGCTTGTCAAAAATGTAATGGATTAGGTATAGTGTCCAACATCGACTTAAATAAAATCATTACAAACGATACATTAAGTATCCAAAAAGGAGGAATTGCCCCCATTACCCAATCCAATAGTTCATGGATAACAAATCAGATTGAAACAATCGGTAAAAAGTACGATTTCAATTTATCTACACCCATCAAAGATATTTCTCAACAAGGATTAGACGCCATACTCTATGGCTCAAAAGAATCTTTTAATGTTGAACTTAAAAAAGCAGGGATAAACAAAACCTACAAAATCAATTTTGAAGGCATTATACCGTTCATCGAAGACCAATTCAAAAACGCATCTTCTCCAAGATTAAAACGTTGGGCAGCGGAGTATATGGTAAAAGAAAACTGTAAAGAATGTGAAGGTAGTCGATTAAATAAAGAATCACTATTTTTTAAAATAGATGGTCTAAACATCGCCGAAGTGTCCAATATGGATATCGAAGAATTACAGAGTTGGATAAATGAATTAGAAAGTAAACTTTCAGAAAAACAAAATATAATAGCTAAGGAAATCATTAAAGAATTACGCAAAAGAGTTCAATTTCTTATTGATGTAGGACTAAACTACTTATCCCTCAATCGTTCTTCTAGAAGCTTATCTGGTGGTGAAAGTCAGCGTATTCGACTAGCTACTCAAATAGGCTCACAACTTACCGATGTCCTATATATTCTTGATGAACCCAGTATTGGCCTACACCAAAGAGATAATCAAAAATTGATTAACTCATTAAAAGACTTGAGAGATATAGGAAACTCTGTTATTGTTGTAGAACACGACAAAGATATGATAATGGCTGCTGATCATATTATTGATATAGGACCAGGCGCAGGTATTCATGGCGGACAAATCATCGCTGAAGGTAATGCTGAAAAATTTATAAAGGAATCGTCATTGACCATTGATTATCTCAAGGGAAAAAAACGTATACATGTCAATCCAGAACGACGAAAAGGAACAAATAAAAGTATCGTAATTAAAGGTGCTAGAGGTAATAACTTAAAGAACGTAACAGCCGAATTTCCACTAGGAACATTCATAGGCGTAATTGGAGTTTCAGGAAGTGGGAAAAGCACTTTGATAAACGAAACACTCTACCCTATTCTTAATCAACACTTTTATAACGCCGTTAAGAAACCTTTAGACTACGATTCCGTAAAAGGTTTAGAGCATATCGACAAAGTAATAGAAGTAGATCAGTCTCCAATTGGTCGTACTCCACGTTCCAACCCAGCAACATACACGGGTGTGTTTTCTGAAATAAGAAACCTATTTGCTAATCATCCAGAATCAAAGGCAAGAGGTTACAAGGTAGGACGGTTTTCTTTTAATGTGACTGGCGGCAGATGCGAAGAATGTCAAGGTGCTGGTGTAAGAACAATTGAAATGAATTTCTTGCCCGATGTACATGTCGATTGTGAGTACTGTAATGGTAAGCGATACAACAGAGAAACACTAGAAATAAGATATAAAGGCAAGTCAATTGCAGACATACTGGATATGAACATCAACCAAGCGCTAAGCTTTTTTGAAAATCATCCCAAAATAAATCGTCAAATAAAAACACTAGCAGAAGTTGGCTTAGGGTACATAAAGCTAGGACAACAATCTACTACCCTTTCAGGTGGAGAATCGCAACGAGTTAAACTTGCCAGCGAGTTATCCAAAAGAAGCACAGGCAACACCTTTTACATTCTTGACGAACCTACAACAGGACTGCATTTTGAAGATGTAAATGTATTACTACAAGTGTTGGAAAAACTCGTAAATAAAGGAAATACAGTAGTTGTAATTGAACACAATCTAGATGTTATAAAAATGGCCGATCATATCATAGAGATTGGGCCTGATGGCGGAAGTAAAGGTGGGGAAATCATAAATACAGGTACTCCAGAACAAATTATCCTTTCAAAAGAAGGCTATACTGCTTCATTTCTGAAAGAAGAATTAAAAAATTAACTAACATATATAAATTATGAAAAAAATTGAAAAAGCATTCGAAAACAAAAATTGGAATGAAATAAAAACTAAAGACTCATGGCAAATTTTTAAAATAATGGCTGAATTTGTTCAGGCATTTGAAACACTATCAAAGATTGGTCCATGTGTATCTATATTTGGTTCTGCACGAACTAAAGCAGACAATACCTATTATAAAATGGCTGAAGATATTGCTGAAAAATTAACCTCTAAAGGCTATGGAATTATCACAGGAGGCGGTTTTGGTATTATGGAAGCAGGAAACAAAGGTGCTCACAAAGGTCAAGGTAAATCTGTTGGTCTAAATATAGATTTACCCTTTGAACAGGAAGCAAATAGTTATATTGACAATGATAAGTTAATAAATTTTGATTATTTCTTTGTGAGGAAGGTAATGTTCGTAAAATACGCTCAAGGATTCGTTGTTATGCCTGGTGGTGTGGGTACTTTAGACGAGCTATTTGAGGCTATTACTCTCATACAAACACAAAAAATTGCTGCATTTCCAATTGTATTGGTCGGCAAAAACTATTGGAGCGGTTTAATTAGCTGGATGAAAAATGTAATGTTGGAACAAGAACAAAATATAAGCCCTGAAGATTTAGACCTATTTACTCTAGTAGATACAGCAGATGAAGCCGTAGATTATATAGATAATTTCTATTCAAAATATTTGCTAAAGCCAAACTTCTAATTCTAAGCTAAATTTCTTAGTTTTACAAGCGTTCAAAACCAATAAGAATCTCGATGAAAAAATTCATTGCTACAGCGCTGTTAACTTTATTATTTTCTGTTACAGCATGGTCACAAATCCCAGACCCAGCCTATATCCCCCTAGAATATCAAGATACAGTGGTATCGGAAACTACGAATACTGACAGCTCTGAATCTGGTATTTTGGAGGCTACCAATAAATCTGAAAAAATCAAACTGCAACCCAAATTACATATCGGATTTGGTAATTTTAACTTTAAAGGTGATATTTCCGACAATCGTAATACTGGGATTATTGGTCAGTCTGGCTTTCAAATTGGATTATCAGCCAACCTAAGCGAATATGTAGATGCTACTATCATGATGGAAGAGGGTATTGTGCGTGTTGATGGTATTAATCAAGATGAATTGCCTACAAATTTCATGAGTACTATCAATACTATTGGTATTCGATTTAACTACAACTTCAAAAATGTATTCAACAATAAGCTTTTAACCCCATATGTAGGACTTGGCTTGTCTTACCTTAAATTCGACTCTAAAGGCTCATATGATAATACAAATAATGAATACGAAATAGATTTATTAAGCCAATGGTTGCTAGACCCTGCTAACTCTGAAGCTTACAGTCAAAAAGGTATAGACATACCATTATCATTAGGTTTAAACCTTAAAATTAACGATAGGTTAAATTTCAAGGTTGGAACATCTTACCACTACACCAATACAGATTATATAGATAATATTGAAAATGGTTCTTCAGATAAATACTTTGTCAATTCAGCCCACATAGTATACGACCTACATTGTTACAGTTGTGAGGAAAAATATATTCCTAAAGTTCATGACGACTACTTAGCCGTAAACTTTGACGAACTAGACCGAGAAGACGAAGATAAAGATGGTGTAGTTGATATTGATGATTTCTGTATCGGTACTCCAAGAGGTGTTGAAGTGGATGCTCAAGGCTGTCCTATAGATACTGACAACGATAATGTACCAGATTACTTAGACAAAGAAGCAAACACTCCAAAGGGCGCTGTTGTTAATGCAGAAGGTATTCAACTAACAGACAAAATGAGTGAAGCGATATATCTTGCTTACATTAACTCCGCATCGAGAAAAGATGCTAACTCTTACTTTGAAGATACATACCCTACTGACAAATTCATTAAACTAACCAAGAAAGTAGTTAATGTTCAAGGTGATACCTTAATGGTAGATATCTACAAACCAAGAGTATTCCAACAAATATATAATCAACAAAAAGAGTTTGAAGATGCTGTAACACCAGCTCAATATGTTGATCTCAGCTCAAAAGTTATATACAAACTGCAAATTGCAAAACATGCAGAAGGTATTGAAGCAGCTGAAATAAATAGACTAATGAGTATCATTAACATCAAAAGCACATTAGAAGGTGATTATACTGTTTACTACACAGGTGAGTTTGAAGATGTATTAAAAGCTAGACAAAAGCAGAAACAGCTCCTCAACAGTGGCTACAAAGATGTATATGTGATAGAAGACAAACAAGGTGACTTAAGAACAGTATCATCTAGTGAGATGGATAGAGAGAGAAATAGAAGAGCTTCTGCAAAGCTTGAAGATTTACCACCTCTTGAAGATATCGTTTTCCGAGTTCAGCTAGACGTACTTAAAGAAGTTGATTTAGATTTTTATGATCTAGATGAATTAGTAGTCTTTGAAGGTAAAGATGGCTTTAAACATGTATTTACCGAAGGATATGGCTCATATGAAGAGGCATTAGAACGTAGAAATGAGTTATACTTCATGAGTTATGAAAACTCTAAAGTTGTAGCGATAAAAGAAGGTCAAATCGTTGAAGCTAAAGATTACATGGATTTAGCTTACACCGAAGATAACGCTGCAGTATATGGCGATGTAATTTTCAAAGTACAATTGGGAATATACAGTAAAAATGATGTCGTGGAACTAAGTAAGTTGAATGAGTTAGAAGGTGTAGAAAAAACAGAAATCTCTGAAGGCATACACCGATTTACTATTGGCACTTACACTAGTATTCAAGGTGCTATGCTTAAACTAAACAAAGTATCCAAGAAAGGTTTCGAAGGCTCATACATTATTGCTTTCTACAACGATGAACAGATATCAATTAAGAAAGCTAAAGAATTAATAGGATTTTAAGATTCATTAATAAAAAAAGCGACCTAATCAGTCGCTTTTTTTTTGCTTAATTTTTTTGAACCTTCATACATTTGATATTTTAAAAAGCGACATTCTAACTTACCGTTAAATATTTTTATTCTTCGGGTATGCTTAAGATGAATATTATTTACCGCTTCCATATCAGAAGTTATTAACCAAGCCGAACAACCAGCATAATTCTTTTTGAAAGTATCTCCAATCTGTGAGTATAACTCTATAGTATCCACATTCAATCGCTCACCATAAGGAGGATTAAATAATATAGTACCACCATTTGGCATAGGCTCTGGCTTTCTAACAAAATTGGCTCTTTTTATTTCAATAATATCATCAAGCATCGCATCTTTAACATTATCTTGAGCCTTTCGAACAGATGCAAAAGCTCTATCACAACCAATTATCCTGCCCTCAAAATCACTTACCTTATTCATGGAAACTTCTTTAATCTTTGTCCATAAATCAGCATCGAAGTCAATCCAGTTCATAAAACAGAATTTCTTTCTATGTAAAGACGGTGGAATATTACATGCAATCATTGCCGCTTCTATAAGTATAGTTCCTGAACCACACATCGGGTCAAGAAAATCACTTTGCCTATCCCAGTCACTCAATAAAATTAGACCAGCAGCCAATACTTCACTAATTGGCGCCTCATTAGTAGCATGTCTATAACCTCTTTTATGTAAAGAATCTCCAGAACTATCTAAAGAAATAGTACACTTATCATTAGAAACATGAATGTTAATCCTTACATCGGGGTTTTTAGTATCAACATCGGGCCTTCTTCCTTTTGTTAAATCTCTAAAGTAATCTACTATAGCATCTTTCACTTTTAGAGCTACATAATGACTATGATTAAAAAAGTCCGAATGAACTGCTGCATTTACTGCAATAGTATTCTCTACACTAATGTATTTTGACCAATCCAATTTTTTAGCTTCTTCATACAACTCCACATCTCTACGAGCAGTAAACTTATAGATTGGCTTAAGTATTCGAATAGCTGTTCGGAGATTTAAATTAGCCTTATACATAAAGCCTAAATCGCCAACAAAACCTACAGCTCTATTCAAAACTTGA
This genomic interval from Flavobacteriales bacterium contains the following:
- a CDS encoding lytic transglycosylase domain-containing protein, with the protein product MKKHIPYLATVFVLFSIVFIFSFSSKEHSDNILVLENLKEKYSIFALPKPSSNIYFANERVPLENPDIWERYDKELLKNTYWQSNTLLLHKRAAKYFPIIEPILKKNNLPDDFKYLALIESGLENVTSPAGAKGFWQIMKSTAKEFNLEVNTEVDERYHIQKSTQAACDFLSSAKSKFGSWTLAAAAYNMGRTGLQKQMNRQKSYTYYDLLLNNETSRYVFRILAIKEIIENPKKYGFQLRTEDLYENIPTYTVMVDSTVSSWADFSREYGINYKILKLHNPWLRESYLNNKLKKKYYIEIPQKGNYTSQNNLTQADTSLINE
- the uvrA gene encoding excinuclease ABC subunit UvrA; this translates as MSKSKEMLHVFGAKEHNLKNVNVSIPRNELVVITGLSGSGKSSLAFDTIYAEGQRRYIETFSAYARQFLGGLERPKVDKISGLSPVISIEQKTTSKNPRSTVGTITEIYDFLRLLYARASDAYSYNTGEKMVSYSDEEIQSIILKELKQQKTIILAPVIRSRKGHYRELFEQTARQGFLRVRVDGELREISPGMKLDRFKTHDIEIVVDKLVIKKENEKRIKQSIETAMKYGNGLMMTLDIDTNKERFFSRQLMCSKTGISYAQAEPNSFSFNSPKGACQKCNGLGIVSNIDLNKIITNDTLSIQKGGIAPITQSNSSWITNQIETIGKKYDFNLSTPIKDISQQGLDAILYGSKESFNVELKKAGINKTYKINFEGIIPFIEDQFKNASSPRLKRWAAEYMVKENCKECEGSRLNKESLFFKIDGLNIAEVSNMDIEELQSWINELESKLSEKQNIIAKEIIKELRKRVQFLIDVGLNYLSLNRSSRSLSGGESQRIRLATQIGSQLTDVLYILDEPSIGLHQRDNQKLINSLKDLRDIGNSVIVVEHDKDMIMAADHIIDIGPGAGIHGGQIIAEGNAEKFIKESSLTIDYLKGKKRIHVNPERRKGTNKSIVIKGARGNNLKNVTAEFPLGTFIGVIGVSGSGKSTLINETLYPILNQHFYNAVKKPLDYDSVKGLEHIDKVIEVDQSPIGRTPRSNPATYTGVFSEIRNLFANHPESKARGYKVGRFSFNVTGGRCEECQGAGVRTIEMNFLPDVHVDCEYCNGKRYNRETLEIRYKGKSIADILDMNINQALSFFENHPKINRQIKTLAEVGLGYIKLGQQSTTLSGGESQRVKLASELSKRSTGNTFYILDEPTTGLHFEDVNVLLQVLEKLVNKGNTVVVIEHNLDVIKMADHIIEIGPDGGSKGGEIINTGTPEQIILSKEGYTASFLKEELKN
- a CDS encoding TIGR00730 family Rossman fold protein, which encodes MKKIEKAFENKNWNEIKTKDSWQIFKIMAEFVQAFETLSKIGPCVSIFGSARTKADNTYYKMAEDIAEKLTSKGYGIITGGGFGIMEAGNKGAHKGQGKSVGLNIDLPFEQEANSYIDNDKLINFDYFFVRKVMFVKYAQGFVVMPGGVGTLDELFEAITLIQTQKIAAFPIVLVGKNYWSGLISWMKNVMLEQEQNISPEDLDLFTLVDTADEAVDYIDNFYSKYLLKPNF
- a CDS encoding THUMP domain-containing protein, with amino-acid sequence MKNSTTDNFNMIAKTQLGLEEILADELRQLGAQDVQVLNRAVGFVGDLGFMYKANLNLRTAIRILKPIYKFTARRDVELYEEAKKLDWSKYISVENTIAVNAAVHSDFFNHSHYVALKVKDAIVDYFRDLTKGRRPDVDTKNPDVRINIHVSNDKCTISLDSSGDSLHKRGYRHATNEAPISEVLAAGLILLSDWDRQSDFLDPMCGSGTILIEAAMIACNIPPSLHRKKFCFMNWIDFDADLWTKIKEVSMNKVSDFEGRIIGCDRAFASVRKAQDNVKDAMLDDIIEIKRANFVRKPEPMPNGGTILFNPPYGERLNVDTIELYSQIGDTFKKNYAGCSAWLITSDMEAVNNIHLKHTRRIKIFNGKLECRFLKYQMYEGSKKLSKKKATD